The bacterium genome contains a region encoding:
- the priA gene encoding primosomal protein N', protein MNRQSPIAHRQFCNVAIPHTRLDRLTYEFEPQRFPELAPGDCVQIRLRGKKVKGLVLEMLTRSPVPTTLPIEKLIEPRLVPEQLLHLLGWVGAYYFGRMGEVLGLALPRGICGYGLRRKTKAGPSGGQPVLVSDVKPSSFVFQPSFSVYVHAGRDAREDVLASFVAQGLERGTVIALMPESDTALWADVLRSRTGIEPISYFGDQKASERKRVWRELCRDGRRLIIGVRSAVFAPVPDLAGIVVLEEHDKVFKEERHPRFNARDVAIARARLTDCPVLLSDPTPSAETWLNLRNGQYRAAQEQVEAEVKAKVETTPLPEPQPQPTSVWLPDTIVVDMRKHRDDVLAPVLVNELKNASAAGDSAALYINRRGLSRYVVCRDCGSPLSCPKCAVSFVLFASGNLSCPYCGRTAVAPETCPACGGPDFRFRAPGIEMAAGEVGRLLPDAKVVSVMTETVRQPPLEPGSVIVGTRALLGFPWPECVKVVAALSVDADLCLPDFRARERTFQVLSALSRRAAQHGATFVLQTRRPEDMAVQCAAAGEVARFLDVELKLREELGFPPYRRLALIELSARSAANAEKRGEWLCRRLAGVRDVEALGPVPVRGRTGAVQVMVKVARNVRLDRLVTIAQLEADGVRAKVDIDSLDTLS, encoded by the coding sequence ATGAATCGCCAGTCGCCAATCGCCCATCGCCAATTCTGCAACGTCGCGATACCGCATACGCGACTCGACCGGCTGACCTACGAGTTTGAACCGCAACGATTCCCCGAGCTTGCGCCCGGCGACTGCGTGCAGATACGCCTTCGCGGGAAAAAGGTCAAAGGCCTCGTGCTGGAGATGCTGACCCGCAGCCCGGTGCCGACGACGTTGCCCATCGAGAAGCTGATAGAGCCGCGTCTGGTCCCTGAGCAGCTTCTGCACCTGCTGGGCTGGGTGGGTGCGTACTACTTTGGCCGCATGGGCGAGGTCCTCGGTCTGGCCCTGCCGCGCGGCATCTGCGGCTACGGGCTCAGGCGAAAGACGAAGGCCGGGCCGAGCGGGGGACAGCCGGTTCTTGTCTCCGACGTCAAGCCTTCGTCCTTCGTCTTTCAACCCTCATTCTCGGTGTACGTCCACGCCGGCCGTGATGCGCGAGAGGACGTCCTCGCCAGTTTTGTCGCGCAGGGACTGGAACGCGGGACGGTGATAGCCCTTATGCCTGAGTCAGACACGGCGCTCTGGGCGGACGTGCTGCGCTCAAGGACCGGAATCGAGCCGATCTCTTACTTCGGGGACCAGAAGGCATCGGAGCGAAAACGGGTCTGGCGCGAACTGTGCCGGGATGGACGCCGGCTCATCATCGGCGTACGTTCGGCCGTGTTCGCGCCGGTGCCGGACCTTGCCGGCATTGTCGTTCTGGAGGAGCACGACAAGGTCTTCAAGGAAGAGCGACATCCTCGTTTCAACGCCCGCGACGTGGCCATCGCCCGCGCCCGGTTGACGGATTGTCCGGTGCTGCTTTCCGACCCGACCCCCTCGGCCGAGACCTGGCTGAACCTCCGCAACGGACAGTACCGGGCAGCACAGGAACAGGTTGAGGCTGAGGTCAAGGCCAAGGTTGAGACGACGCCCCTTCCTGAACCTCAACCTCAACCTACGTCCGTCTGGTTGCCTGATACTATCGTCGTTGACATGCGTAAGCACCGGGATGACGTACTCGCGCCGGTGCTGGTGAACGAACTCAAGAACGCGAGTGCTGCCGGTGATTCTGCGGCGTTGTACATAAACCGACGGGGTCTCAGTCGCTACGTCGTGTGCCGGGATTGCGGCAGCCCGCTCTCCTGCCCGAAGTGCGCCGTCTCGTTCGTACTCTTCGCGAGCGGAAACCTCTCCTGTCCATACTGCGGACGGACGGCGGTCGCGCCGGAAACTTGCCCGGCCTGCGGCGGACCGGACTTTCGATTCAGGGCGCCCGGCATCGAGATGGCGGCAGGCGAAGTAGGCCGGCTGCTGCCTGACGCGAAGGTCGTCTCGGTCATGACTGAGACCGTTCGCCAACCTCCATTGGAACCCGGTTCAGTCATCGTCGGAACTCGGGCGCTCCTGGGCTTCCCGTGGCCGGAATGCGTGAAGGTGGTCGCCGCCCTGTCGGTTGATGCGGACCTTTGCCTGCCGGACTTCCGGGCGCGCGAGAGGACGTTCCAGGTCCTCTCGGCACTCTCACGGCGCGCGGCTCAGCACGGAGCCACGTTCGTGCTTCAGACCAGGCGGCCGGAGGACATGGCGGTACAATGTGCGGCCGCCGGGGAAGTTGCGCGCTTCCTCGACGTGGAACTGAAGCTGAGGGAGGAGTTGGGGTTCCCGCCCTATCGCCGGCTTGCGCTCATCGAACTCAGCGCGCGGAGCGCAGCGAACGCGGAGAAGCGCGGAGAGTGGCTGTGTCGGAGACTGGCCGG